One part of the Rutidosis leptorrhynchoides isolate AG116_Rl617_1_P2 chromosome 1, CSIRO_AGI_Rlap_v1, whole genome shotgun sequence genome encodes these proteins:
- the LOC139886484 gene encoding uncharacterized protein, whose product MPAARELGEKQLQLVDGEIIENMMSGLTRRLAHLQKKRTAKGESHGHDDHQEHGIITMSGSNEGATMTGEMMMTTSRHLQDGHTKKYSNHGTKYLNNNFQGVNNSIMVGGTYCANDPGIHLDIVHHEEQLQPPSSSRYGRKGKKINTYSSSSSSSSSKSDH is encoded by the coding sequence ATGCCTGCAGCTCGGGAGTTAGGGGAGAAGCAGCTGCAATTGGTAGATGGAGAAATAATTGAAAATATGATGTCTGGACTCACTCGTCGACTTGCTCATCTCCAAAAGAAACGGACGGCCAAGGGTGAAAGTCACGGGCATGATGATCATCAAGAGCATGGGATCATAACTATGTCGGGAAGCAACGAGGGTGCCACCATGACAGGTGAGATGATGATGACTACTAGTAGGCATCTACAGGATGGTCATACTAAAAAATATTCTAATCATGGTACTAAATACCTTAACAACAACTTTCAAGGTGTCAATAACTCCATCATGGTTGGAGGTACTTACTGTGCCAACGATCCTGGAATCCATTTGGATATTGTTCATCATGAGGAGCAATTGCAACCACCTTCCAGCAGTAGATACGGAAGAAAAGGCAAGAAGATCAacacttattcttcatcatcatcatcatcatcgtctaaGAGTGACCATTAA